A window from Streptomyces subrutilus encodes these proteins:
- a CDS encoding LysR family transcriptional regulator — protein sequence MLDVKRMVLLRDLAEHGRVTAVADLHGVTPSAVSQQLRALEAEAGAGLVEREGRGLRLTPAGTALAAACEPVLAALERAEAAVRALDAEPSGELAVGCAPSALATVAAPLVAELGLRHPGLRPRLVQCDPEDALPLLRGRRLDLAVTYAYPLLGAPPAPGTTAVPLFADPLCLALPEALLPAYERTGLGALRDRAWVSAPAPSSCREMLLHACRGAGFTPYVAHACADLRSGLALVATGRAVSILPKLLCDAPPPGAVVRELPGPGRTFQAVVRAGTEARPAVAATLAALRVVVSGR from the coding sequence ATGCTCGACGTGAAACGCATGGTCCTGCTCCGCGACCTCGCCGAGCACGGCCGGGTGACGGCCGTCGCCGACCTGCACGGCGTCACCCCCTCCGCCGTCTCCCAGCAACTGCGCGCCCTGGAGGCCGAGGCCGGGGCCGGCCTCGTCGAACGGGAGGGCCGCGGCCTGCGCCTCACCCCCGCGGGCACGGCGCTGGCCGCCGCCTGCGAACCGGTACTGGCCGCGCTGGAGCGCGCCGAGGCGGCGGTGCGCGCGCTGGACGCGGAGCCGAGCGGGGAGCTGGCCGTCGGGTGCGCGCCGAGCGCCCTGGCCACGGTGGCCGCGCCGCTCGTCGCCGAGCTCGGCCTACGCCACCCGGGGCTGCGGCCGCGCCTCGTGCAGTGCGACCCGGAGGACGCCCTGCCACTGTTGCGCGGGCGCCGGCTGGACCTTGCGGTGACCTACGCCTACCCGCTGCTCGGCGCCCCGCCCGCGCCCGGCACCACCGCCGTGCCGCTCTTCGCCGACCCGCTGTGCCTGGCGCTGCCGGAGGCGCTGCTGCCCGCGTACGAGCGCACGGGGCTCGGCGCCCTGCGGGACCGCGCGTGGGTCTCGGCGCCCGCCCCGAGCAGCTGCCGCGAGATGCTGCTGCACGCCTGCCGGGGCGCCGGTTTCACGCCGTACGTCGCCCACGCCTGCGCGGACCTGCGCTCCGGGCTGGCGCTGGTGGCCACGGGCCGGGCCGTGTCGATCCTGCCGAAGCTGCTGTGCGACGCCCCGCCGCCGGGCGCCGTCGTACGGGAGCTGCCGGGCCCGGGGCGGACCTTCCAGGCCGTGGTCCGGGCGGGCACCGAGGCCCGGCCGGCCGTCGCGGCGACGCTCGCGGCGCTGCGGGTCGTCGTCAGCGGACGGTGA
- a CDS encoding DUF3017 domain-containing protein, with translation MRADPGAEPAGGRPAGAAGEGAAGAGAAEGAAGSVPGSAAGSASGDPAGAEAAEPARSRRFPSVTRDTARPEGSGRAVPGAVSAPARQWPMLSVLAATAAGLLVTALGHPRIGCLVIGAALIAASAMRRMLPSVGMLAVRSRFTDMVTYGLLGVAITLLALVMEPEPLLEIPFLETVVRFTVR, from the coding sequence GTGCGGGCTGACCCGGGCGCGGAGCCGGCGGGCGGCCGCCCGGCCGGGGCCGCGGGCGAGGGCGCCGCCGGGGCCGGGGCGGCGGAGGGAGCCGCCGGTTCCGTGCCCGGTTCCGCGGCCGGTTCCGCGTCGGGTGATCCGGCCGGGGCGGAGGCCGCGGAGCCCGCGCGGTCGCGCCGCTTCCCCTCCGTCACCCGGGACACCGCCCGGCCCGAGGGCAGCGGCCGCGCCGTCCCCGGGGCCGTGTCGGCGCCGGCCCGCCAGTGGCCGATGCTCAGCGTGCTCGCCGCGACCGCGGCCGGGCTGCTGGTCACGGCCCTGGGGCACCCGCGGATCGGCTGCCTGGTGATCGGCGCCGCCCTGATCGCGGCCTCGGCCATGCGGCGGATGCTGCCGTCGGTGGGGATGCTCGCGGTGCGCTCCCGCTTCACGGACATGGTCACGTACGGGCTGCTCGGCGTGGCGATCACGCTGCTCGCGCTGGTGATGGAGCCCGAGCCGCTGCTGGAGATCCCCTTCCTGGAGACGGTGGTGCGCTTCACCGTCCGCTGA
- a CDS encoding bifunctional methylenetetrahydrofolate dehydrogenase/methenyltetrahydrofolate cyclohydrolase, producing MTAQILDGKATAAAIKSELTGRVAALKARGVTPGLGTLLVGDDPGSRWYVNGKHKDCAEVGIASIQRELPATASQEDIEAVVRELNDNPECTGYIVQLPLPKGIDTNRVLELMDPAKDADGLHPMSLGRLVLNEPGPLPCTPYGIVELLRHHGVEIDGAHVVVLGRGITVGRSIGLLLTRKSENATVTLCHTGTRDLSGLLRQADIVVAAAGVPHLVKPEDVKPGAAVLDVGVSRDENGRIVGDVHPGVAEVAGWISPNPGGVGPMTRAQLLVNVVEAAERTTSAG from the coding sequence ATGACTGCCCAGATTCTCGATGGCAAGGCCACCGCCGCCGCGATCAAGTCCGAACTGACCGGCCGCGTCGCGGCCCTGAAGGCCCGGGGCGTCACCCCCGGACTCGGCACCCTGCTGGTCGGCGACGACCCGGGCAGCCGCTGGTACGTCAACGGCAAGCACAAGGACTGCGCCGAGGTCGGCATCGCCTCCATCCAGCGCGAACTGCCCGCGACCGCCTCCCAGGAGGACATCGAGGCCGTCGTGCGCGAGCTCAACGACAACCCCGAATGCACCGGCTACATCGTCCAACTCCCTCTCCCCAAGGGCATCGACACCAACCGGGTGCTGGAGCTGATGGATCCGGCGAAGGACGCCGACGGCCTGCACCCCATGTCCCTCGGCCGGCTGGTGCTCAACGAGCCGGGCCCGCTGCCCTGCACCCCGTACGGGATCGTCGAACTGCTGCGCCACCACGGCGTCGAGATCGACGGCGCGCACGTCGTCGTGCTCGGCCGCGGCATCACCGTCGGCCGCTCCATCGGCCTGCTGCTGACCCGCAAGTCCGAGAACGCCACCGTGACCCTCTGCCACACCGGCACCCGCGACCTGTCCGGGCTGCTGCGCCAGGCGGACATCGTCGTCGCCGCGGCCGGTGTGCCCCACCTGGTGAAGCCGGAGGACGTGAAGCCCGGCGCGGCCGTGCTGGACGTCGGCGTCAGCCGCGACGAGAACGGCAGGATCGTCGGGGACGTGCACCCCGGCGTCGCCGAGGTGGCCGGCTGGATCTCGCCCAACCCGGGTGGGGTCGGCCCGATGACGCGGGCCCAGTTGCTGGTCAACGTCGTCGAGGCGGCGGAACGGACCACCAGTGCGGGCTGA
- the purH gene encoding bifunctional phosphoribosylaminoimidazolecarboxamide formyltransferase/IMP cyclohydrolase, protein MTAAESAASNDPTTTRRPIRRALVSVYDKTGLEELARGLHEAGVALVSTGSTAGRIAAAGVPVTKVEELTGFPECLDGRVKTLHPRVHAGILADLRLEDHRNQLAELGVEPFDLVIVNLYPFLETVQSGATPDECVEQIDIGGPSMVRAAAKNHPSVAVVTSPARYADVIEAARGGGFDLSARKRLAAEAFQHTAAYDVAVATWFTNAYAPEPEAVLPEFLAGAWERKSTLRYGENPHQAAALYTDGQPGGLANAEQLHGKEMSFNNYVDTEAARRAAYDHDEPCVAIIKHANPCGIAVDADVAAAHRKAHACDPLSAFGGVIAVNRPVTVELAEQVAEIFTEVIAAPAYEDGAVEILARKKNIRVLRVDGTPHQPGDLKPISGGALLQQSDLFQAEGDDPAHWTLATGEALSAEELAGLAFAWKACRAVKSNAILLAKDGASVGVGMGQVNRVDSAKLAVERAGAERAQGSYAASDAFFPFPDGLEILTDAGIKAVVQPGGSVRDEQVVEAARKAGVTMYFTGTRHFFH, encoded by the coding sequence GTGACCGCCGCAGAGAGCGCAGCGAGCAACGACCCGACCACGACCCGGCGTCCCATCCGGCGTGCGCTCGTCAGCGTCTACGACAAGACGGGATTGGAAGAGCTGGCCCGCGGCCTGCACGAGGCGGGCGTCGCGCTGGTCTCCACGGGCTCCACGGCCGGCCGGATCGCCGCCGCCGGAGTGCCCGTCACCAAGGTCGAGGAGCTGACCGGCTTCCCCGAGTGCCTCGACGGCCGGGTCAAGACCCTGCACCCGCGCGTACACGCCGGCATCCTCGCCGACCTGCGCCTGGAGGACCACCGCAACCAGCTCGCCGAGCTGGGCGTGGAGCCCTTCGACCTGGTGATCGTCAACCTGTACCCGTTCCTGGAGACCGTGCAGTCGGGCGCCACCCCCGACGAGTGCGTCGAGCAGATCGACATCGGCGGCCCGTCGATGGTCCGCGCCGCCGCCAAGAACCACCCGTCCGTCGCGGTGGTCACCAGCCCCGCCCGCTACGCCGACGTCATCGAGGCGGCCCGCGGCGGCGGCTTCGACCTGTCCGCCCGCAAGCGGCTCGCGGCCGAGGCCTTCCAGCACACCGCGGCCTACGACGTGGCCGTCGCCACCTGGTTCACGAACGCGTACGCCCCGGAGCCCGAGGCCGTGCTGCCCGAGTTCCTGGCCGGCGCCTGGGAGCGCAAGTCGACCCTGCGCTACGGCGAGAACCCGCACCAGGCCGCCGCGCTCTACACGGACGGCCAGCCGGGCGGGCTCGCCAACGCCGAGCAGCTGCACGGCAAGGAGATGTCCTTCAACAACTACGTGGACACCGAGGCCGCCCGCCGCGCCGCCTACGACCACGACGAGCCCTGCGTCGCGATCATCAAGCACGCCAACCCGTGCGGCATCGCGGTGGACGCGGACGTGGCGGCGGCCCACCGCAAGGCGCACGCCTGCGACCCGCTCTCGGCCTTCGGCGGCGTCATCGCCGTCAACCGTCCGGTGACCGTCGAGCTCGCCGAGCAGGTGGCCGAGATCTTCACCGAGGTCATCGCGGCCCCCGCGTACGAGGACGGCGCCGTCGAGATCCTCGCCCGCAAGAAGAACATCCGCGTCCTCAGGGTCGACGGCACCCCGCACCAGCCCGGTGACCTCAAGCCCATCAGCGGCGGCGCGCTGCTCCAGCAGAGCGACCTCTTCCAGGCGGAGGGCGACGACCCGGCGCACTGGACGCTGGCCACCGGCGAGGCCCTCTCCGCGGAGGAGCTCGCCGGCCTCGCCTTCGCCTGGAAGGCCTGCCGGGCCGTCAAGTCCAACGCCATCCTGCTCGCCAAGGACGGTGCGTCGGTCGGCGTCGGCATGGGCCAGGTCAACCGCGTGGACTCGGCGAAGCTGGCCGTCGAGCGGGCCGGCGCCGAGCGCGCGCAGGGCTCCTACGCCGCGTCCGACGCCTTCTTCCCCTTCCCCGACGGGCTGGAGATCCTGACCGACGCGGGCATCAAGGCCGTCGTCCAGCCGGGTGGTTCGGTCCGTGACGAGCAGGTGGTCGAGGCCGCGCGGAAGGCGGGCGTGACCATGTACTTCACCGGCACCCGGCACTTCTTCCACTGA
- the purN gene encoding phosphoribosylglycinamide formyltransferase: MPASRLVVLVSGSGTNLQALLDAIDAHPGGAEGFGAEVVAVGADRAGIAGLERAEKAGIPTFVCPVKAYGSRAQWDVALTEATDAHAPDLVVSAGFMKIVGEAFIDRFGGRFVNTHPALLPAFPGAHGVRDALAYGAKVTGCTVHFVDSGVDTGPIIAQGVVGVRDEDDEAALHERIKEVERTLLVDVVGRLARHGYRIEGRKVTIQ; this comes from the coding sequence ATGCCCGCCTCCCGCCTGGTCGTGCTGGTCTCCGGTTCCGGCACCAACCTCCAGGCCCTGCTCGACGCCATCGACGCGCACCCCGGCGGAGCCGAGGGCTTCGGCGCCGAAGTCGTCGCCGTCGGGGCCGACCGGGCGGGCATCGCCGGTCTGGAGCGGGCCGAGAAGGCGGGGATCCCCACCTTCGTCTGCCCGGTGAAGGCATACGGGAGCCGCGCGCAGTGGGACGTCGCGCTCACCGAGGCCACCGACGCGCACGCGCCGGACCTGGTGGTCTCCGCGGGGTTCATGAAGATCGTGGGCGAGGCGTTCATCGACCGCTTCGGCGGCCGGTTCGTCAACACCCATCCCGCCCTCCTCCCCGCCTTCCCCGGCGCGCACGGCGTACGGGACGCCCTCGCCTACGGGGCGAAGGTCACCGGCTGCACCGTCCACTTCGTGGACAGCGGCGTGGACACCGGTCCGATCATCGCCCAGGGTGTGGTCGGTGTCCGGGACGAGGACGACGAAGCCGCTCTGCACGAGCGCATCAAGGAAGTCGAGCGCACGCTGCTCGTCGATGTCGTGGGGCGTCTGGCCCGGCACGGCTACCGCATTGAGGGACGAAAGGTAACAATCCAGTGA
- a CDS encoding DUF6350 family protein: MTQVTERGNPLSTPPRTTGRRRSPAAAACVVGGAVAAGLGLGFLAVLVIVLWISSPYPDSGPGGALHLAAGLWLLAHGTELVRYETLSGVPAPVGVTPLLLVALPVLLTRRAARLGSAAEEEGGEEVLPATAVFSAVLCGYLAVGCLATAYAAGGPMPADPLSAAWHVPLVAALAAGGGVWAARGYPLGPLPAWLPGGVRRAVTRPRYALALRAGAGGALVLLGGGALLVAVSLAWHGAEVQMSFLTLTGVWSGRFAVLLLALALVPNAMVWGAAYGLGPGFALGAGATATPLGFTGSPALPRFPLLAGLPPEGPGTPLTWAVVVIPVAAGLAVGWFAVRRAREVSYGETALTAALGALVCGLATAALAAASAGPLGTRALADFGPVWWATGAAAFGWTLLLAVPLAVAVHAWRTRPAAGSALAEEDGWHDTGVREARWAALRRAAGTLVPDFTAAQDRAPGPAPAPAPERTAPGPRPPAAPAPAPSHHAAPAPDPSARRPAAPDPSAQRPAAPDPSAQRPAAPDPAVEPAPPSGPPVADAAPAVRPPRRVTVVPGLNLNPVPAPTTVPVPAKPPAPSQSPEPPRPPEPPAAQAAAGVRVMPRRTPRA, encoded by the coding sequence GTGACCCAAGTGACCGAACGCGGGAACCCGTTGTCCACACCCCCGCGGACCACCGGGAGGCGCCGTTCCCCGGCCGCCGCCGCATGCGTGGTGGGCGGCGCCGTGGCCGCCGGACTCGGGCTCGGCTTCCTCGCCGTGCTCGTCATCGTGCTGTGGATCAGCTCCCCCTATCCGGACAGCGGCCCCGGCGGGGCCCTGCACCTCGCCGCCGGGCTGTGGCTGCTCGCGCACGGCACGGAGCTGGTGCGCTACGAGACCCTGTCCGGGGTGCCCGCGCCCGTCGGGGTGACACCCCTGCTGCTCGTCGCGCTGCCGGTGCTGCTCACGCGCCGCGCGGCCCGGCTGGGCAGTGCGGCCGAGGAGGAGGGCGGCGAGGAGGTGCTGCCCGCGACGGCCGTGTTCTCCGCCGTGCTGTGCGGCTATCTGGCCGTCGGCTGCCTGGCCACCGCGTACGCCGCCGGCGGTCCCATGCCCGCCGATCCGCTCAGCGCGGCCTGGCACGTCCCGCTGGTGGCCGCGCTGGCCGCCGGCGGCGGGGTGTGGGCGGCCCGGGGGTACCCGCTCGGTCCGCTGCCGGCCTGGCTGCCGGGGGGCGTGCGCAGGGCCGTCACGCGCCCCCGTTACGCGCTGGCGCTCCGGGCCGGGGCGGGCGGCGCCCTGGTCCTCCTGGGCGGCGGCGCGCTGCTGGTCGCGGTCTCGCTGGCCTGGCACGGCGCCGAGGTGCAGATGTCGTTCCTGACCCTGACCGGGGTCTGGTCCGGGCGGTTCGCGGTCCTGCTGCTCGCGCTCGCGCTGGTCCCCAACGCCATGGTGTGGGGCGCGGCGTACGGTCTGGGCCCCGGCTTCGCGCTGGGCGCGGGGGCCACCGCCACTCCGCTCGGCTTCACCGGATCGCCCGCGCTGCCCCGGTTCCCGCTGCTCGCGGGGCTCCCGCCCGAGGGTCCCGGTACGCCGCTGACCTGGGCGGTCGTCGTGATCCCGGTGGCCGCCGGGCTGGCCGTGGGCTGGTTCGCGGTGCGCCGGGCCCGCGAGGTGTCGTACGGGGAGACCGCGCTCACCGCGGCCCTGGGCGCGCTGGTCTGCGGGCTGGCCACGGCCGCGCTCGCGGCGGCCTCGGCGGGCCCCCTGGGCACCCGGGCGCTGGCCGACTTCGGGCCGGTGTGGTGGGCCACCGGGGCGGCGGCCTTCGGCTGGACGCTGCTGCTGGCCGTGCCGCTGGCGGTGGCGGTGCACGCGTGGCGCACCCGGCCCGCGGCCGGCTCGGCCCTCGCCGAGGAGGACGGCTGGCACGACACGGGGGTACGGGAGGCCCGCTGGGCGGCGCTGCGCCGCGCGGCCGGCACCCTGGTCCCGGACTTCACGGCGGCGCAGGACCGCGCCCCGGGCCCGGCGCCCGCACCGGCCCCGGAGCGCACGGCACCCGGGCCCCGGCCCCCCGCGGCGCCCGCACCGGCGCCGTCGCACCATGCGGCTCCGGCCCCGGACCCGTCCGCTCGGCGACCGGCTGCTCCGGACCCGTCCGCTCAGAGACCGGCTGCTCCGGACCCGTCCGCTCAGAGACCGGCTGCTCCGGACCCGGCCGTGGAGCCCGCGCCGCCGTCCGGGCCGCCGGTCGCGGACGCGGCGCCCGCGGTCCGGCCGCCGCGCAGGGTGACGGTCGTACCCGGGCTGAACCTGAACCCGGTCCCGGCGCCGACGACGGTCCCGGTGCCGGCGAAGCCTCCGGCCCCCTCGCAGTCGCCGGAGCCGCCGCGGCCGCCGGAGCCGCCGGCCGCGCAGGCTGCGGCCGGGGTCCGGGTCATGCCCCGGCGCACACCGCGCGCCTGA
- a CDS encoding helix-turn-helix domain-containing protein, whose translation MTQSVETTSELSLPSPKERRRLREAAGLTHDEVAAAVGVTPTTVRSWETGRTHPRGRKREAYAKLLAALTPAPATRAAPPAGDSEPPAAAPPDPEAPTGKAEPPPEAPAGPHAGGTAPAPPQATGPHTKPDTDAGTHDNAHPGAGPHGNPATATDTGTAIDTGTGTGTGPTPDTTRAAATAAPPTGDADTAPGPDTATVPGAPPGRGPDTLTDPPTGGSAVGSASPAATPDSAPAPDPDPAPDPGVEGPSAPAADGTRPTPVQAFDALYAYAAPALTRQTYLLTGRRSLALEAVEQAFRLAWARWPEVATDPDPVGWVRATAYEHALSPWHRFRRSHRHPDEPPVEPADRILLDAVLSLPPIHRRTVVLYDGVGLDLPDTAAETEASTPTAGLRLLRAHADLSDRIPELAAVPPEKQSALLRDRITALRPAVPLEPRPPALVRGAAEQRSRMWTRAALGLTAAIMVATAYTVATAPTRYEPPRSPGANVSGVPPHSGPQRSTEESRQLHDKLRADPVSAGPGRVRPGLG comes from the coding sequence ATGACACAAAGCGTCGAGACGACCTCGGAGCTGAGCCTCCCGTCCCCGAAGGAGCGCCGCAGACTGCGCGAAGCGGCGGGCCTGACGCACGACGAGGTGGCGGCCGCGGTGGGCGTCACCCCGACCACCGTCCGGTCCTGGGAGACGGGCCGCACCCACCCGAGGGGCCGAAAACGCGAGGCCTACGCCAAGCTCCTGGCCGCCCTGACCCCAGCGCCCGCGACCCGGGCCGCCCCGCCCGCGGGGGACTCCGAGCCCCCCGCCGCGGCGCCGCCCGACCCGGAGGCCCCGACCGGCAAGGCCGAGCCCCCGCCGGAAGCACCGGCCGGGCCGCACGCGGGCGGGACGGCCCCCGCCCCGCCCCAGGCCACGGGCCCGCACACGAAACCGGACACGGACGCGGGCACCCACGACAACGCGCACCCGGGCGCGGGCCCGCACGGGAACCCGGCAACGGCCACGGACACCGGCACAGCCATCGACACCGGCACCGGCACCGGCACCGGCCCGACCCCGGACACCACTCGGGCCGCGGCCACCGCCGCGCCCCCGACCGGGGACGCCGACACGGCCCCGGGCCCGGACACCGCAACCGTCCCCGGCGCGCCCCCGGGCCGGGGCCCGGACACCCTCACGGACCCGCCCACGGGCGGATCCGCAGTGGGCAGCGCGAGTCCGGCCGCGACCCCGGACTCCGCCCCGGCCCCGGATCCCGACCCCGCTCCGGATCCGGGGGTAGAGGGGCCGTCGGCGCCCGCCGCGGACGGGACCCGGCCGACGCCCGTGCAGGCCTTCGACGCGCTCTACGCGTACGCCGCGCCCGCCCTCACCCGGCAGACCTACCTGCTCACCGGCCGCCGCTCCCTCGCCCTGGAGGCGGTGGAGCAGGCGTTCCGGCTGGCCTGGGCGCGCTGGCCCGAGGTGGCCACCGACCCGGACCCGGTGGGCTGGGTGCGGGCGACGGCGTACGAGCACGCCCTCTCCCCCTGGCACCGGTTCCGGCGGTCCCACCGCCACCCGGACGAGCCGCCCGTCGAGCCCGCCGACCGGATCCTCCTGGACGCGGTGCTGTCCCTGCCCCCGATCCACCGCCGCACCGTCGTCCTCTACGACGGCGTCGGCCTCGACCTGCCCGACACCGCCGCCGAGACCGAGGCCAGCACGCCCACCGCGGGCCTGCGGCTGCTGCGCGCGCACGCCGACCTCTCCGACCGGATCCCCGAGCTGGCCGCCGTACCGCCCGAGAAGCAGTCGGCGCTGCTGCGCGACCGGATCACCGCGCTGCGGCCGGCCGTACCGCTGGAACCCCGGCCCCCCGCCCTGGTCCGCGGCGCCGCGGAACAGCGCAGCCGGATGTGGACCCGCGCCGCCCTCGGGCTGACCGCGGCGATCATGGTGGCGACCGCGTACACCGTCGCGACCGCGCCCACCCGCTACGAGCCCCCGCGCTCCCCCGGCGCGAACGTCTCCGGCGTTCCCCCGCACAGCGGCCCCCAGCGGAGCACGGAGGAGAGCCGGCAGCTGCACGACAAGCTGCGCGCGGACCCGGTGTCGGCCGGTCCGGGCCGCGTCCGCCCCGGGCTCGGCTGA
- the sucD gene encoding succinate--CoA ligase subunit alpha — protein sequence MAIFLNKDSKVIVQGMTGATGMKHTKLMLADGTNIVGGVNPRKAGTTVDFDGTEVPVFGSVAEAIEKTGANVSVLFVPPAFSKAAVVEAIDAEIPLAVVITEGIAVHDSAAFWAYASAKGNKTRIIGPNCPGLITPGQSNAGIIPGDITKPGRIGLVSKSGTLTYQMMYELRDIGFSSAVGIGGDPVIGTTHIDALEAFEADPDTDLIVMIGEIGGDAEERAADYIAKHVTKPVVGYVAGFTAPEGKTMGHAGAIVSGSSGTAQAKKEALEAAGVKVGKTPTETAKLAREILNAAQ from the coding sequence ATGGCTATCTTCCTCAACAAGGACAGCAAGGTCATCGTCCAGGGCATGACCGGTGCCACGGGCATGAAGCACACCAAGCTGATGCTGGCTGACGGCACCAACATCGTCGGCGGCGTGAACCCGCGCAAGGCCGGCACCACCGTCGACTTCGACGGCACCGAGGTCCCGGTCTTCGGATCGGTCGCCGAGGCGATCGAGAAGACGGGCGCCAACGTCTCCGTCCTCTTCGTCCCGCCGGCGTTCTCGAAGGCCGCCGTCGTCGAGGCCATCGACGCCGAGATCCCGCTGGCCGTCGTCATCACCGAGGGCATCGCGGTGCACGACTCCGCCGCCTTCTGGGCGTACGCGTCCGCCAAGGGCAACAAGACCCGGATCATCGGCCCGAACTGCCCGGGTCTGATCACCCCCGGCCAGTCCAACGCCGGCATCATCCCGGGCGACATCACCAAGCCCGGCCGCATCGGTCTCGTGTCCAAGTCCGGCACGCTGACCTACCAGATGATGTACGAGCTCCGTGACATCGGCTTCTCCTCCGCCGTCGGCATCGGCGGCGACCCGGTCATCGGCACCACGCACATCGACGCCCTGGAGGCGTTCGAGGCGGACCCCGACACCGACCTGATCGTCATGATCGGCGAGATCGGCGGCGACGCCGAGGAGCGTGCTGCGGACTACATCGCCAAGCACGTCACCAAGCCGGTCGTCGGCTACGTCGCGGGCTTCACCGCCCCCGAGGGCAAGACCATGGGCCACGCCGGCGCCATCGTCTCCGGTTCTTCCGGCACCGCACAGGCCAAGAAGGAAGCCCTTGAGGCCGCCGGCGTGAAGGTCGGCAAGACGCCGACCGAGACCGCCAAGCTGGCGCGCGAGATCCTCAACGCCGCCCAGTAG